One window from the genome of Nicotiana tomentosiformis chromosome 5, ASM39032v3, whole genome shotgun sequence encodes:
- the LOC104105301 gene encoding uncharacterized protein: MSALESPLEALAFNYLSFGLFTVVNNIWTWLAVITAAFSFWRIKTSSALLKSALVRGDFSDDSSPSLPRTAFVPPSEHGETVAADEPASTSRGPSITAPTTISPFHRVDSTKGRFTAYYKADNVLGPCNDDVDCRDSTDKEDHGESRISSQWVKSSILSNNGTVEVEDLMCNDWYQSWEKVIRTKKGEIGWYSYQDLHVIDGNIVRLWEGCRRRREAEATAFLGGVVRMW, from the coding sequence ATGAGTGCATTGGAATCTCCGCTAGAAGCTTTAGCATTCAACTACTTGAGTTTCGGACTTTTTACGGTTGTCAACAATATATGGACGTGGTTGGCGGTGATAACGGCGGCTTTCAGCTTCTGGAGGATCAAAACATCCTCAGCATTGTTGAAATCGGCACTAGTACGTGGAGATTTTTCCGACGATTCATCTCCTTCGCTGCCGCGGACAGCGTTTGTACCACCGTCAGAACATGGTGAGACGGTGGCAGCTGATGAGCCTGCTTCAACTTCTAGGGGACCCTCAATAACAGCTCCAACTACTATATCACCGTTTCACAGAGTAGACAGCACAAAAGGGAGATTCACTGCGTACTATAAGGCGGATAATGTCCTTGGACCATGTAATGATGATGTGGACTGCCGCGATAGCACAGATAAAGAAGACCATGGAGAATCCAGAATTTCCAGTCAGTGGGTAAAGAGTTCCATATTATCGAACAATGGTACTGTAGAAGTGGAGGATTTAATGTGTAATGATTGGTATCAGAGTTGGGAAAAAGTTATTAGAACAAAAAAAGGGGAAATTGGGTGGTATAGTTACCAAGATTTGCATGTTATTGACGGTAACATAGTTAGATTGTGGGAAGGTTGTAGACGGCGGAGAGAAGCGGAAGCCACCGCTTTCCTGGGTGGCGTAGTTAGGATGTGGTAG
- the LOC138892240 gene encoding uncharacterized protein produces the protein MGFYKSCYATYPLQAELLALEQGLKIALDMSFSILKIKSDSSDMIKMINEDNALTYNTLLNCRLLMHQLKIPMIRHNFREGNAVADRLAKEAIKHFNPNRCFYLARPPLFVETVLEKDMQGLCFRSRLLSTNVCNSLVALNNSNVLRDYVVTM, from the coding sequence ATGGGATTTTACAAATCTTGTTATGCAACATATCCGTTGCAGGCAGAGTTACTAGCACTGGAGCAAGGCCTTAAAATAGCTTTGGATATGTCATTCTCCATACTGAAAATTAAATCAGATTCTTCAGACATGATAAAAATGATTAATGAAGACAATGCCCTTACTTACAATACTTTACTTAATTGCAGGTTATTGATGCACCAGTTGAAAATACCAATGATCAGGCATAACTTCAGGGAAGGCAATGCAGTAGCGGATCGACTAGCAAAGGAAGCTATCAAGCACTTCAACCCTAATAGATGTTTTTACCTTGCTCGTCCACCTCTTTTTGTTGAAACTGTATTGGAAAAGGACATGCAAGGTCTTTGTTTTAGATCAAGACTTTTAAGTACCAATGTTTGTAATAGCCTCGTAGCTTTGAACAATAGTAATGTCCTTAGGGACTATGTAGTAACTATGTAA